Genomic window (Theileria annulata chromosome 4, complete sequence, *** SEQUENCING IN PROGRESS ***):
AAAGGGACAGAAACCCGTTAAAGGGCAAAAATCTCCGGATAAATCAAGATTTTCTGGTTATAAAACTCCGATACCTGATTCAGTACTCACAAATCTATCCAATCCCAAGCCTGTTAAACCTAGAGATAAAACTCCTAGAAAAAACATTCCTACAGATAGACCATCTGCTAACAGATACAATAAGAAACAAGCTGAGACTAAAAAAGGAAAAGGAGGTATTTTTGGTATGTTCAAGAAGAAAAATCAAAAAGAAGTACACCCTGAACATCAGAATAAACAACCTGACCCAAAAGAACTTGAAATGATCAGCTTTCAAAAATATAAGAGAATCGTCGATACCATTAAATTCGTTCCAGTTAAACTAAGAATTTGCTTGAACGTAATAATGGAATAGATATTTATTGTTacacaaatttattacaatagtataatttaatCTTTAGGAGATGATAATAACATTTGGATTAACCAGCTTGAGTTTGAGGTGGAACCATATAACAGTTGAGAAGGCGGATCAACTATGTTTTGGTCAGTTTCCATCAATCCCTCAACAGCTTGAAAATCAATTAACAGTAGTTTACAACAAGTATTTTAATaagttaaaaatgaatatttagTGGAGATCCAATCAAGGTTAGATTGAGAACGCAGTCACCATTTCAAAGAAATGTGCTATTCCActctataatatttaacaaatttagaAGAAATTACGTATGTTTCAATTCTAACAGATCATTTTCAGTCAATTGATCGTTGTGATAGGGAGCTCAACACCTGCTTTTACGACGGAATAAGAAGAGCATACGTTAGAGTTTGCGCAGCATACTATGAGTCAAGTAAAAGAAATGAAGAAAAGAACCAGAATAAATCTGGGAAATCAACCTCATTTTTAAATGCAgagaattatttattaatgtagtttaatttttatttccaCACATCCATGTACTTATTGTTGTGGTAGATATTTTTcagaaaaataaataaataaacccataaacattttttattattatttacataaattaaaatttcgctgtaatttaatatatccAAAATGACTTCAGTTGATGCCATGAAGGCAACAATGAAACGGCTTGAAAAGGAGCGTGTTACGCTACTCGGCCAAATGGAAGACGTTTCGCAAGATTCCTCTGAACATAGGtaatttacattaattaatactaatttagCCAATATgagttaataattattctgAATAAGTACTatcttttatataaatataatatttcatataCTTTAATTAATATCTTTCTTAAGGCTTGTTCTTAAGAACTTATCAAAGCTACCATCTGATCGGAAGTGTTATCGCATTATTGGAGGTGTTGCTGTTGAGAGAACCGTTGAGGAAGTTATGCCATCGTTGGCTAGTCACGCAGATATGGTATGCCATATTTTATTACCTATTTTCATCACAACAATTCTTTATTTTCTCTTTTTATTCTAAACTTATTCATTTCATTTAGCTTGACCAACTTCGCGAGAAACTGAAGGGTCACCTTGACACTTTGAACACTGAAATCAACAAACTTGGAGAGTCGCTCCAGAATACAATCAAGCAACAACAAAgttcaaattaattaactaGACTGAGTATTCCaaatttctaaatattttatacaatcAGTATATGCTTTACATATATCAACGTAGTAAATTAATCTATAGCCTCTTTAGACTTGTAAGTGGTTGTATTTCTTTGATGTTTTTAGCTTTAGTAATGTACATGATTAGTCTATCGACACCAATTCCAAGCCCAGCCATCGGCTCCATTCCTGAGAAGGCTGCGTTCAAAAATTCTCTATCAACTTCTTTTTcctttatattatttcctTTTCCTTCAAAAATTTCAGACTCCAGTAGCGATTTCGACAATTTAAGTGGATTGCATTGCTCAGTTGAACTATTTGCTATCTCCATACCACCCAGATAACTCTCAAACCTGTGACTGAACATTTTCTCAAAAGTATGAGAATCATTATCTTTTGAAAATTCGGATTCAAAATATGATAATGGTGATACTTGAGTAGGGAAGTGAGTAACATGAACAGGGTATTTTAGGTTTGGAACAACGAATTTCTCGAAAATCTCGTTTGAAATCGACCCCCAGGTAATCACCTCCATTGATGACTCGATTTGTTCTAATCTTGTATTGTCAGTTTTTGACAAGAGTTCTTTGAATTTGTCCATCAGTTCTTCCTTACTGTACAATGTTATATCAATTCCAGTGTATTCCTTAATCAAGTCAGAGAATCTGGAACTTCTCCACTTAATCTCAAACACATTTTTGCATACAGAATCCTCGTCAAACCCATAcgataataaataattaatcaaatcCTCCAGGAGTTTAATCATTGTGTTGTAATCTGCCATTTTCTGGTATATTTCAATCATTGTGAATTCAGGAGAGTGTCGCAAGCTGGAACCCTCGTTCCTAAAACACTTACCAATCTCAAACACCTAAAAGTAAGTTAATcattaaatgaataaacACGAAAgcatttatatattataaacaATACCTTTGTGAGGGGCAGACCCATGAATATTTTCTTGATGCTGAATTCAGGTGCAATTCTTAGCTTAACTTTCTCGTTTAGCCTTTTGTAGTAGGTTTCAAATGGTTCTGCCAAATCACCACATGCGTAATGCTGCAAAATTGGAGTATCTACTTCTACAAACTCTCGTTCAGTTAAAAACTTTCTTATCTTTGATATTACTTGGAATCTCTTGAGAACTTGATACCTCGTGAGTTCATTTGTTAGAAGATCCAAGTGCCTTAGCCTATATCTTGTTTCTACATCCTTTAAGCCATGTTGTTTACTCGGAGGTGGTATTAAACACTTTGAGAGGAACTTTATTTTCTTGGGAATTATTGAGATTTCTCCTAAATTCGTCTTCTTCACGTTACCGTACAGCTCAATAACGTCTCCAATATCTATTAAATCAACTACTTCCTTACAAGGATATTCTTGATTTTGATTCCCACCCAAATTATTGGCTAAaacattttcttcattatcatTGGTATGCTTACCTTGATCTACAAGTATCGGTTCTTCTAGTCTAAACATAAgttgtattttattatcttttCTAAGGCCCTTGAGTGTGATTTCTGAGGTTGGGTATTCACAAAAATCCCTTCTGCAGTTAATGATGTCAATAAAATGACCATCGTATCTAACGCTTTCAACTCTGCCATACAGTTTGTAGAACCTATCTGATTCTTCTCCGTTTGTTAAAATCTCATTTTCACTGATTACCTTAGAAAAACTAGAATAGTCGTTTGAAGGTTGAACTTCTGGGTATGGATTAACTTTGAACTTCTTTGTCAAGACTTCATAATGGTCCAACCTGcttttaatttgtttcaGCAAGTGAGGGCCATAGTCGTATGAGCATAATGATGATACTAATGAAGTATCACTACCTTCATTTGTTCCACATAACACGTCATCAGCAGAGTTATTACCACAAGAATCAGTTACTGATTGAGGTTGTTTGGTATTTGTCAAATGATTTTCACTTCTTTCAGATGTATTAAAGAgcttaaaattaaatattgtataattattataggTTGAAGTTCTGtaaataacattattacTTATATCAAAActatttttttctaatgATTGCTGTTTGGGAATTATAAAAAGGGATcttttatgaaaatattttacacatgAAGATTCtgatatattaaatattacaagTAAAGtaatcaattttttaaaaag
Coding sequences:
- a CDS encoding uncharacterized protein (Tap349h10.p1c.cand.189 - score = 14.54;~SMART pfam:KE2 (PF01920) at aa 4-111, E()=1.90e-08; pfam:Prefoldin (PF02996) at aa 7-109, E()=6.50e-02) — translated: MTSVDAMKATMKRLEKERVTLLGQMEDVSQDSSEHRLVLKNLSKLPSDRKCYRIIGGVAVERTVEEVMPSLASHADMLDQLREKLKGHLDTLNTEINKLGESLQNTIKQQQSSN
- a CDS encoding lysyl t-RNA synthetase, putative (Tap349h10.p1c.C.cand.40 - score = 44.37;~SMART pfam:tRNA-synt_2 (Pf00152) at aa 330-678, E()=2.60e-50; pfam:tRNA-synt_2b (PF00587) at aa 328-463, E()=3.40e-04; pfam:tRNA-synt_2d (PF01409) at aa 344-668, E()=3.70e-03;~Apicoplast targetting peptide predicted by the PlasmoAP tool;~Signal peptide predicted for TA08620 by SignalP 2.0 HMM (Signal peptide probability 0.921, signal anchor probability 0.000) with cleavage site probability 0.692 between residues 23 and 24); translation: MLFCYFLFKKLITLLVIFNISESSCVKYFHKRSLFIIPKQQSLEKNSFDISNNVIYRTSTYNNYTIFNFKLFNTSERSENHLTNTKQPQSVTDSCGNNSADDVLCGTNEGSDTSLVSSLCSYDYGPHLLKQIKSRLDHYEVLTKKFKVNPYPEVQPSNDYSSFSKVISENEILTNGEESDRFYKLYGRVESVRYDGHFIDIINCRRDFCEYPTSEITLKGLRKDNKIQLMFRLEEPILVDQGKHTNDNEENVLANNLGGNQNQEYPCKEVVDLIDIGDVIELYGNVKKTNLGEISIIPKKIKFLSKCLIPPPSKQHGLKDVETRYRLRHLDLLTNELTRYQVLKRFQVISKIRKFLTEREFVEVDTPILQHYACGDLAEPFETYYKRLNEKVKLRIAPEFSIKKIFMGLPLTKVFEIGKCFRNEGSSLRHSPEFTMIEIYQKMADYNTMIKLLEDLINYLLSYGFDEDSVCKNVFEIKWRSSRFSDLIKEYTGIDITLYSKEELMDKFKELLSKTDNTRLEQIESSMEVITWGSISNEIFEKFVVPNLKYPVHVTHFPTQVSPLSYFESEFSKDNDSHTFEKMFSHRFESYLGGMEIANSSTEQCNPLKLSKSLLESEIFEGKGNNIKEKEVDREFLNAAFSGMEPMAGLGIGVDRLIMYITKAKNIKEIQPLTSLKRL